In Crassostrea angulata isolate pt1a10 chromosome 6, ASM2561291v2, whole genome shotgun sequence, a genomic segment contains:
- the LOC128189314 gene encoding stimulated by retinoic acid gene 6 protein-like isoform X2, with amino-acid sequence MQNQTSNVTTTVPAPTSTIELCQEYTNAIFYDVGMPLYALVAILIISMFERRRYKSDVCHGKPGLPLPINFLDGTSNSVANAAAFGCTLEYIITYLFAIQLSVNRWLIAIVLFLLMFMAALVFYPIFACLNSSSRVFGSLVGFLYTLLLTSVMFARSYICEESRWHKEDLVKIDQVLHVKKLLVAPKSNIEKNDIRQRIVSYSETVLAEAKLCCLHKSLYRCTTRTLAINTIVLLVFYSNFLATLYVGEIFESLLSNLADLVFNISMNVHEQIVILSDVIRVSLIISNITSAVYLITNMILIYRSQRQHLMKRWRGDKSFIPSQCKLDHSEMLVKNLMYAGHQVSYLIAGYGLFQSVVIAVCILLSYFCILPIMKKVPEVFLTPLEFVLPGVIFLFVLRFILRFISSRVFLQNHYLSSDNGKHWEKALALDNRRVYQNLSFFLFFYYILTGLYRCTFRVLTSICINLFYIARMDKPLLIPGFERFDIGYMTYLGFLEVELHQCHPVVVVCCDLLMKTASPLSSSQDISLESPIGAYKRNKMSKMYTRRVRNKWQKMKTLILNQNLCNESKSNVSFQTPRPAKLNLVQ; translated from the exons TTAGTAGCGATACTAATCATATCCATGTTCGAGAGAAGACGATACAAATCTGACGTTTGTCATGGAAAACCAGGACTACCATT gCCCATCAATTTTCTGGACGGCACATCAAACTCAGTTGCCAACGCAGCAGCCTTCGGGTGTACTCTGGAATAtataataacttatttgtttgcTATCCAGTTATCAGTTAATAGATGGTTGATCG CCATAGTTTTGTTCCTTTTGATGTTCATGGCTGCATTGGTGTTTTATCCCATCTTCGCCTGTTTGAACTCGTCATCAAGAGTATTTGGTTCTCTCGTCGGATTTCTCTATACATTACTGTT GACATCTGTTATGTTTGCAAGAAGTTACATATGTGAGGAATCGAGATGG CACAAAGAAGACCTAGTAAAGATTGACCAAGTTTTGCATGTTAAGAAACTTCTGGTGGCACCCAAATCTAATATAGAGAAAAACGATATAAG ACAAAGAATTGTTTCGTATTCGGAGACCGTTTTGGCAGAAGCAAAGCTATGTTGTCTTCACAAGAGCCTGTATCGATGTACAACGAGGACTCTTGCCATCAATACCATTGTCCTACTTGTGTTCTACTCG AATTTTCTAGCGACGTTATATGTAGGAGAGATATTTGAGAGTTTGTTGTCGAACTTGGCGGATCTTGTctttaatatttcaatgaatGTTCACGAACAGATTGTCATTTTATCGGACGTCATTAGAG TGTCGTTGATAATCAGCAACATCACATCCGCTGTTTATCTGATAACCAACATGATCCTTATCTACCGGTCTCAGAGACAACATCTAATGAAAAGATGGAGAGGAGACAAATCTTTTATTCCCAGTCAATGCAAACTTGATCACTCAGAAATGCTG GTAAAAAATCTAATGTATGCAGGGCACCAGGTTTCATACCTTATTGCAG gTTACGGGCTCTTCCAATCAGTGGTGATTGCCGTTTGCATCCTGTTATCTTACTTTTGTATTTTGCCAATAATGAAAAAGGTTCCAGAAGTGTTTCTGACACCACTGGAATTTGTTTT ACCCGGTGTGATCTTTTTGTTTGTCCTGAGATTCATTCTTCGATTCATCAGTAGTCGTGTGTTCCTACAAAATCATTATCTAAGTTCTGACAATGGAAAGCACTGGGAAAAGGCACTGGCTCTGGATAACAG acGGGTATACCAGAACTTGTCATTTTTCCTGTTTTTCTACTATATCCTGACTGGGTTGTACCGATGTACATTCCGTGTCCTGACTTCTATCTGTATAAATTTATTCTACATTGCACGTATGGACAAACCATTACTGATTCCTGGGTTTGAGCGTTTTGACATAG GGTACATGACTTACCTTGGATTCTTGGAGGTTGAGCTTCATCAATGTCACCCAGTAGTTGTTGTCTGCTGTGATTTGCTGATGAAAACTGCGAGTCCTCTATCATCAAGCCAGGACATAAGCTTAGAGTCACCTATCGGGgcatataaaagaaataaaatgtccAAAATGTACACACGAAGAGTGAGAAACAAGTGGCAAAAGATGAAGACATTGATCTTAAACCAGAATCTTTGTAATGAATCGAAATCAAATGTTTCTTTTCAAACGCCACGTCCAGCAAAGTTGAATTTGGTTCAATAA
- the LOC128189314 gene encoding stimulated by retinoic acid gene 6 protein-like isoform X1 produces the protein MQNQTSNVTTTVPAPTSTIELCQEYTNAIFYDVGMPLYALVAILIISMFERRRYKSDVCHGKPGLPLPINFLDGTSNSVANAAAFGCTLEYIITYLFAIQLSVNRWLIAIVLFLLMFMAALVFYPIFACLNSSSRVFGSLVGFLYTLLLTSVMFARSYICEESRWYWALYAVTLVSEIYIMILFVYRFYTAIFKKSKFHKEDLVKIDQVLHVKKLLVAPKSNIEKNDIRQRIVSYSETVLAEAKLCCLHKSLYRCTTRTLAINTIVLLVFYSNFLATLYVGEIFESLLSNLADLVFNISMNVHEQIVILSDVIRVSLIISNITSAVYLITNMILIYRSQRQHLMKRWRGDKSFIPSQCKLDHSEMLVKNLMYAGHQVSYLIAGYGLFQSVVIAVCILLSYFCILPIMKKVPEVFLTPLEFVLPGVIFLFVLRFILRFISSRVFLQNHYLSSDNGKHWEKALALDNRRVYQNLSFFLFFYYILTGLYRCTFRVLTSICINLFYIARMDKPLLIPGFERFDIGYMTYLGFLEVELHQCHPVVVVCCDLLMKTASPLSSSQDISLESPIGAYKRNKMSKMYTRRVRNKWQKMKTLILNQNLCNESKSNVSFQTPRPAKLNLVQ, from the exons TTAGTAGCGATACTAATCATATCCATGTTCGAGAGAAGACGATACAAATCTGACGTTTGTCATGGAAAACCAGGACTACCATT gCCCATCAATTTTCTGGACGGCACATCAAACTCAGTTGCCAACGCAGCAGCCTTCGGGTGTACTCTGGAATAtataataacttatttgtttgcTATCCAGTTATCAGTTAATAGATGGTTGATCG CCATAGTTTTGTTCCTTTTGATGTTCATGGCTGCATTGGTGTTTTATCCCATCTTCGCCTGTTTGAACTCGTCATCAAGAGTATTTGGTTCTCTCGTCGGATTTCTCTATACATTACTGTT GACATCTGTTATGTTTGCAAGAAGTTACATATGTGAGGAATCGAGATGG TACTGGGCTCTGTATGCTGTTACGCTTGTCAGTGAAATCTACATCATGATTTTGTTTGTCTACCGATTTTACACagccatatttaaaaaatccaaattt CACAAAGAAGACCTAGTAAAGATTGACCAAGTTTTGCATGTTAAGAAACTTCTGGTGGCACCCAAATCTAATATAGAGAAAAACGATATAAG ACAAAGAATTGTTTCGTATTCGGAGACCGTTTTGGCAGAAGCAAAGCTATGTTGTCTTCACAAGAGCCTGTATCGATGTACAACGAGGACTCTTGCCATCAATACCATTGTCCTACTTGTGTTCTACTCG AATTTTCTAGCGACGTTATATGTAGGAGAGATATTTGAGAGTTTGTTGTCGAACTTGGCGGATCTTGTctttaatatttcaatgaatGTTCACGAACAGATTGTCATTTTATCGGACGTCATTAGAG TGTCGTTGATAATCAGCAACATCACATCCGCTGTTTATCTGATAACCAACATGATCCTTATCTACCGGTCTCAGAGACAACATCTAATGAAAAGATGGAGAGGAGACAAATCTTTTATTCCCAGTCAATGCAAACTTGATCACTCAGAAATGCTG GTAAAAAATCTAATGTATGCAGGGCACCAGGTTTCATACCTTATTGCAG gTTACGGGCTCTTCCAATCAGTGGTGATTGCCGTTTGCATCCTGTTATCTTACTTTTGTATTTTGCCAATAATGAAAAAGGTTCCAGAAGTGTTTCTGACACCACTGGAATTTGTTTT ACCCGGTGTGATCTTTTTGTTTGTCCTGAGATTCATTCTTCGATTCATCAGTAGTCGTGTGTTCCTACAAAATCATTATCTAAGTTCTGACAATGGAAAGCACTGGGAAAAGGCACTGGCTCTGGATAACAG acGGGTATACCAGAACTTGTCATTTTTCCTGTTTTTCTACTATATCCTGACTGGGTTGTACCGATGTACATTCCGTGTCCTGACTTCTATCTGTATAAATTTATTCTACATTGCACGTATGGACAAACCATTACTGATTCCTGGGTTTGAGCGTTTTGACATAG GGTACATGACTTACCTTGGATTCTTGGAGGTTGAGCTTCATCAATGTCACCCAGTAGTTGTTGTCTGCTGTGATTTGCTGATGAAAACTGCGAGTCCTCTATCATCAAGCCAGGACATAAGCTTAGAGTCACCTATCGGGgcatataaaagaaataaaatgtccAAAATGTACACACGAAGAGTGAGAAACAAGTGGCAAAAGATGAAGACATTGATCTTAAACCAGAATCTTTGTAATGAATCGAAATCAAATGTTTCTTTTCAAACGCCACGTCCAGCAAAGTTGAATTTGGTTCAATAA
- the LOC128189314 gene encoding stimulated by retinoic acid gene 6 protein-like isoform X3, with amino-acid sequence MQYFMMLECLFMRPINFLDGTSNSVANAAAFGCTLEYIITYLFAIQLSVNRWLIAIVLFLLMFMAALVFYPIFACLNSSSRVFGSLVGFLYTLLLTSVMFARSYICEESRWYWALYAVTLVSEIYIMILFVYRFYTAIFKKSKFHKEDLVKIDQVLHVKKLLVAPKSNIEKNDIRQRIVSYSETVLAEAKLCCLHKSLYRCTTRTLAINTIVLLVFYSNFLATLYVGEIFESLLSNLADLVFNISMNVHEQIVILSDVIRVSLIISNITSAVYLITNMILIYRSQRQHLMKRWRGDKSFIPSQCKLDHSEMLVKNLMYAGHQVSYLIAGYGLFQSVVIAVCILLSYFCILPIMKKVPEVFLTPLEFVLPGVIFLFVLRFILRFISSRVFLQNHYLSSDNGKHWEKALALDNRRVYQNLSFFLFFYYILTGLYRCTFRVLTSICINLFYIARMDKPLLIPGFERFDIGYMTYLGFLEVELHQCHPVVVVCCDLLMKTASPLSSSQDISLESPIGAYKRNKMSKMYTRRVRNKWQKMKTLILNQNLCNESKSNVSFQTPRPAKLNLVQ; translated from the exons gCCCATCAATTTTCTGGACGGCACATCAAACTCAGTTGCCAACGCAGCAGCCTTCGGGTGTACTCTGGAATAtataataacttatttgtttgcTATCCAGTTATCAGTTAATAGATGGTTGATCG CCATAGTTTTGTTCCTTTTGATGTTCATGGCTGCATTGGTGTTTTATCCCATCTTCGCCTGTTTGAACTCGTCATCAAGAGTATTTGGTTCTCTCGTCGGATTTCTCTATACATTACTGTT GACATCTGTTATGTTTGCAAGAAGTTACATATGTGAGGAATCGAGATGG TACTGGGCTCTGTATGCTGTTACGCTTGTCAGTGAAATCTACATCATGATTTTGTTTGTCTACCGATTTTACACagccatatttaaaaaatccaaattt CACAAAGAAGACCTAGTAAAGATTGACCAAGTTTTGCATGTTAAGAAACTTCTGGTGGCACCCAAATCTAATATAGAGAAAAACGATATAAG ACAAAGAATTGTTTCGTATTCGGAGACCGTTTTGGCAGAAGCAAAGCTATGTTGTCTTCACAAGAGCCTGTATCGATGTACAACGAGGACTCTTGCCATCAATACCATTGTCCTACTTGTGTTCTACTCG AATTTTCTAGCGACGTTATATGTAGGAGAGATATTTGAGAGTTTGTTGTCGAACTTGGCGGATCTTGTctttaatatttcaatgaatGTTCACGAACAGATTGTCATTTTATCGGACGTCATTAGAG TGTCGTTGATAATCAGCAACATCACATCCGCTGTTTATCTGATAACCAACATGATCCTTATCTACCGGTCTCAGAGACAACATCTAATGAAAAGATGGAGAGGAGACAAATCTTTTATTCCCAGTCAATGCAAACTTGATCACTCAGAAATGCTG GTAAAAAATCTAATGTATGCAGGGCACCAGGTTTCATACCTTATTGCAG gTTACGGGCTCTTCCAATCAGTGGTGATTGCCGTTTGCATCCTGTTATCTTACTTTTGTATTTTGCCAATAATGAAAAAGGTTCCAGAAGTGTTTCTGACACCACTGGAATTTGTTTT ACCCGGTGTGATCTTTTTGTTTGTCCTGAGATTCATTCTTCGATTCATCAGTAGTCGTGTGTTCCTACAAAATCATTATCTAAGTTCTGACAATGGAAAGCACTGGGAAAAGGCACTGGCTCTGGATAACAG acGGGTATACCAGAACTTGTCATTTTTCCTGTTTTTCTACTATATCCTGACTGGGTTGTACCGATGTACATTCCGTGTCCTGACTTCTATCTGTATAAATTTATTCTACATTGCACGTATGGACAAACCATTACTGATTCCTGGGTTTGAGCGTTTTGACATAG GGTACATGACTTACCTTGGATTCTTGGAGGTTGAGCTTCATCAATGTCACCCAGTAGTTGTTGTCTGCTGTGATTTGCTGATGAAAACTGCGAGTCCTCTATCATCAAGCCAGGACATAAGCTTAGAGTCACCTATCGGGgcatataaaagaaataaaatgtccAAAATGTACACACGAAGAGTGAGAAACAAGTGGCAAAAGATGAAGACATTGATCTTAAACCAGAATCTTTGTAATGAATCGAAATCAAATGTTTCTTTTCAAACGCCACGTCCAGCAAAGTTGAATTTGGTTCAATAA